The Solanum dulcamara chromosome 2, daSolDulc1.2, whole genome shotgun sequence region GAAAATTATAAGTACAATTTCTAACTTATAACCTAATTACGCTTATAAGACATAAGCTATAAGGCCACTCAAAACTAATATTTTCGAATGAATGGATATCAACTTCATATGCCTCCGACTgaatcataatatattttggagAATGGCTGCTCATTTTTGgtcttttatattatttgaattatattttgatcCTAGTCCTAGTTAAGATTTAAGAATAAGATTTATATTGACACAAGTTACTTGGAATTTACAGGTCTCTAATCTTATATATGTCGATCAACCAACGGGGACTGGTTTTAGTTATACTTCTGATAATCGGGATATTCGTTGCAATGAAACGGATATAAGCAATGACCTTTATGATTTCATACAGGTTggtttccctttttctttttccaaataaGAATTTTGATTCATATTAATGCTAAGTAGACATTGTATTTGATTATAGGCCTTCTTTAACGCGCATCCAGAGTATGTAAATAACGATTTCTACATTACTGGAGAATCATATGCAGGGCACTATATTCCTGCATTTGCTGCTCGTGTTCACCATGGAAACAAAAAGAGAGAAGGAATTTACATAAACCTTAAGGCATACTTTTTTCCTTACTTTAATAAGTCGTCTCCAGTATTTCAACAATTTATGTTAATTTGGACTTAAATACTGATGTCTATTTAATGAATTATCCGATCAGGGATTTGCCATCGGAAATGGAATGACAAATCCAGAAATACAGTTCAAATCGTACACTGACTATGCTTTGGATATGAAATTGATCAATCAAACTAATTACGACGACATAAACAAGTTTTATCCGAAATGTCAACAACAAATTAAGTCATGTGGTAACTCTTTTGTTCCActtgtattattttcatgtctCTAGTTCTATTTATTATGGCTACTTGCACATGTATTATATTTAAGGTGATTTGATGGCATAAAAAATAACTTACATTGTCGTTTTCTGAGAAAATATTGGTAGGAAATGGTGGTGAAGACGCTTGCTTGTATGCATTTCAATATTGCACAAACATCTTCAGCAGTATAATGGACATTGTGGGTGACAAAAATGTAAGAAAGCAGAggaaaaatcattaatttttttttgttcctATGTGAAAACTGAGTTCTCATCATATAAGATATAACTAATAGCACATTTGATTTCTAACGATGAAACGGATTATGACCCTTGACATGTCGCAGTACTATGATATACGGAAGACTTGCGAAGGTGACCTTTGCTATGACTTCTCGAGAATGGAAACTTACCTCAACAACGACCAAGTTAAGCATGCCCTTGGTGTTGGTGATATTGAATTTGTTTCATGTAGTTCTATAGTTAAACAGGCATTGGGCACGGATATGATGAAGAATTTTGTAGTTGGTATTCCTCCACTTCTTGATGATGGTATCAATCTACTTATTTACGCCGGAGAGTATGACCTTATGTGCAACTGGCTCGGTAAACGTCATTCACCTGTCAATAAACTATTTCTTCATGTTGATTTTCTCATATGGTCATTCACAAtagttattatatattttttcttgatttcaattTTCTTTAACAAATAAAGTGACTTTCTACGATAATAACTATCAATTGAGTGACTATTTGAGAAATCTAACTCTTCATATTATTTAACAACTAAACTATCGCGGTTTCTCGACATTGACAGGGAACTCAAATTGGGTGCATGCAATGGAATGGTCTGGGCAGAGAGACTTTGGTGCTGCACCATCCATTACTTTTACAGTAGATGGTGAGGAGAAAGGAGTTCAAAAGAATCATGGACCTTTGACATTCCTCAAGGTCCATGATGCAGGTCATATGGTTCCAATGGACCAACCTAAGGCAGCATTGGCAATGCTCCAGAGATGGACACAAGGCAAATTGTCCAACACTTGCTGAAGAGAATCAACAATTCCATATTCATAGTTGCATCTAGGGTGAACAAAATCAAACCGTAAACTGCCCCAAAtcgaaaaatcaaatcaatcagCATACAAAACTACTATATTTGATTCGGTTCAAATATACACTTTTCGTTATACTTTCGGTTTAAATATATTCCTCCCTTTATACTTTGACATAAATCTATCCTTAATTTTAACGAAATAACACgtaaaaaactcaaaataaataactcatttccaaTTTTAAATACATTCTAGATTttcatttgtttttgtttttgctcaaaaaatatttattttttaaaattaaaacagGTGATAAATTGTTGAAGACTTTTCCTGATACTTTAAATTTATCCTAGATATtttctttatgtatatttttatctttgccttttttattttcaatactGTTAAAAAATGTAATTATTGACATCGGGGAATAAAATTAGATACCATCTCTCTGTATATTACTTTTGAAAGTCTCTAAGTAACTTGTACACTTGTTGATAAACGAAACTATTGTAAAAatgaagggaaaaagaaaatcataggAAGGATATgaaaccaataaaaaaaattggagtcCTCAACACCCCTCCCCCCTCCCGTCTTTGATTTCATTGTTTCGATTATTATAATCTAGTgggaaaaaattataattttttgaacactttttcttgtatatttcatttttttaattttaaaaataaacaatttttgagaaaaaacaaTACCAAATGAAGATAcagaatatatttaaaattgagaatgagttatttaattttgagtttttttacGTGTTTTTCCGTTAAAATTGAGGATAAAATTTATGTCAAAGTATAATGACAAGATATATTTGAACAGAAAGTATAATGAAAAGGGTATAGTTGAACCGAAAGTACAACGAAAGGGTATAGTTGAACCGAAGGTATAATGAAAAGGGTATATTTGGACAGAAAGTATAACGAGaggtatatttaaactatttctaaTAATATAGGGGTATCTTTGACCCGTTGTTTTGTAATGGTCTGTCCCCatcgttaggaataggccaatggggaaggattttgggccagaaaacttcaggtagtaacttcgaaaaatttgagcctaggccagacttggacgaattttgagtcaggtgaagtctagggcgATCATATGAATGATGGAAGGTCAAATCTATAATTTGATTTGACAGGCGGATATCCAAGACGATAtggagcatttacggcttcggGGAATCGCATTCGagcgagtaaaactctcgaaatCGAATTTGGcatgaagggtataatttaaTACATCTTTGGAAGGGGTGTGTTGCGAAATAGGGTCTTGGAGCATAAACTCTGAACTCACTGCTTTCGCATGTCCCTCCAGAGCGGGATGGGTCCCGTCAAAGCAGGAAAATCATgacttaagtcgtgaaaaaGTCCATAAAcggtctttttctgcaaaatcagTTTCTAAAATTTCAAGAGGTGACCTAGGGTGAATTCTACAAATTTCTCATggatttccacgcttaaggtaaggtttttactccctaaattcatactttgattcttagaaaCTAGAAAGTATGGGTGATAATTATTGGGGGAGAGGAGGGTTTGAACTGGAAATCTATGGTGGGAATTAGCCCTAGGGCAAGGTTTGGATCAACGGTTGGCCTAGGGTgtgaaattatgttatatttcctGATAGTTGGGTCATTGTGTTGatcttttatatgtatttactattttctagaccaagaacgagaagaacgaacccggAAAGGGAAGACTCTTGCACTGTAAGTTTGTTGAGGCTTGAAtttaaggtaggtgatggtctagtttcccgtatgtgtttcatataattgttaaattgcttcatgatatgcatctatgcatatgaataggaaaacatgctagattatgtgtgaaatgatcact contains the following coding sequences:
- the LOC129880640 gene encoding serine carboxypeptidase-like, whose amino-acid sequence is MASSIFSLLFLTIFLVSLSHVLSSSSKFFLDFQPKKTMSEKFMRQLNLFPKHDINIIVSSKEIASLITNQRLFEKKLNLSYLGDSGTTVQDLAHHAGYYHLLHTKAARMFYFFFESRSNKDDPIVMWLTGGPGCSSELALFYENGPFKISDNMSLVWNEFGWDKVSNLIYVDQPTGTGFSYTSDNRDIRCNETDISNDLYDFIQAFFNAHPEYVNNDFYITGESYAGHYIPAFAARVHHGNKKREGIYINLKGFAIGNGMTNPEIQFKSYTDYALDMKLINQTNYDDINKFYPKCQQQIKSCGNGGEDACLYAFQYCTNIFSSIMDIVGDKNYYDIRKTCEGDLCYDFSRMETYLNNDQVKHALGVGDIEFVSCSSIVKQALGTDMMKNFVVGIPPLLDDGINLLIYAGEYDLMCNWLGNSNWVHAMEWSGQRDFGAAPSITFTVDGEEKGVQKNHGPLTFLKVHDAGHMVPMDQPKAALAMLQRWTQGKLSNTC